The following proteins are co-located in the Aquarana catesbeiana isolate 2022-GZ linkage group LG02, ASM4218655v1, whole genome shotgun sequence genome:
- the LOC141126391 gene encoding olfactory receptor 51G2-like has product MLPNKSQIPAMFLLTGMPGLESLYGWISLPFCFMFFTSIIGNGLILLVIVKDYKLHQPVFFLLSMLAVTDLLFTLVTSPSVLAVFLFDHEAVKSQLCLLQMFFIHSLSITESSLLVAMAFDRYVAICHPLRYTSILTSSVVAKIGLLSALRGTLLHIPPVLSLKFLPYCKGNALSHSYCLHQDVMKLACHGTNTFNIMYGLAVILCTVTLDSLLIVLSYILIVRAVLHVTKTDRYKLFNTCVSHLCAVFLFYAPMVALSLVHRFGKEVSPLFLTLLANAYLFFPSMLNPIIYSAKNKQIREALLQIFHRGPMDW; this is encoded by the coding sequence ATGTTGCCAAACAAGAGCCAAATCCCTGCCATGTTCCTCCTGACGGGCATGCCAGGGCTGGAGTCACTCTACGGCTGGATCTCACTTCCATTCTGCTTCATGTTCTTCACATCCATCATTGGGAACGGTCTAATCCTTCTCGTGATCGTCAAAGATTACAAACTTCACCAACCCGTCTTCTTCCTTCTCTCCATGCTGGCCGTCACCGACCTTCTCTTCACACTGGTCACCAGCCCCTCGGTCCTAGCTGTTTTCCTGTTTGACCACGAGGCCGTCAAATCTCAGCTGTGCCTCCTGCAGATGTTCTTCATCCATTCGCTCTCCATCACCGAGTCTTCACTCCTGGTGGCCATGGCCTTCGATCGATATGTCGCCATTTGTCATCCTTTAAGATACACGTCCATTCTTACCAGCTCTGTTGTGGCCAAGATTggtctcctctctgccctccgggGAACCCTTCTCCATATCCCACCAGTATTGAGCCTGAAATTCCTGCCCTACTGCAAGGGTAATGCCCTGTCCCATTCGTACTGCTTGCACCAAGATGTTATGAAGTTGGCTTGTCATGGAACGAATACCTTCAACATCATGTATGGTCTTGCGGTTATCCTTTGCACGGTTACGCTGGATTCCCTGCTTATTGTCTTGTCCTACATTCTGATAGTCCGAGCCGTCCTTCACGTCACCAAAACGGACCGTTATAAGTTATTTAACACCTGCGTGTCCCACCTctgtgctgtgtttctattctaTGCCCCTATGGTGGCGCTGTCCTTGGTACACAGGTTCGGAAAAGAGGTCTCACCATTATTTCTGACCCTCTTGGCCAATGCGTACCTGTTCTTTCCATCCATGCTCAACCCCATCATCTACAGTGCCAAGAACAAGCAAATCCGTGAAGCCTTACTTCAGATTTTCCACAGAGGACCAATGGATTGGTAA